A region from the Lolium perenne isolate Kyuss_39 chromosome 4, Kyuss_2.0, whole genome shotgun sequence genome encodes:
- the LOC127348723 gene encoding uncharacterized protein: protein MATVAGGAALHLRVPSPALEPVRRQRMASNSIRCGRVRGAATARSADGVEEDHYRTLRLAPGATRAEVKKAFHRLALQYHPDVVRRRDGNDDDDGVDFQRINVAYQTVMGNVREAEARLENWRARYGLADEDLERYRRCLNDEDEDDLFADF, encoded by the coding sequence ATGGCTACCGTCGCCGGAGGAGCAGCGCTGCACCTGCGCGTCCCGTCGCCAGCATTGGAGCCGGTGCGACGACAACGAATGGCTTCGAATTCGATAAGGTGCGGCCGCGTGCGcggggcggcgacggcgaggtcaGCGGACGGGGTGGAGGAGGACCACTACCGCACGCTGAGGCTGGCGCCGGGGGCCACCAGGGCCGAGGTCAAGAAGGCCTTCCACCGCCTCGCGCTGCAGTACCACCCGGACGTCGTGCGCCGGCGCGAtggcaacgacgacgacgacggcgtggACTTCCAGCGGATCAACGTGGCGTACCAGACGGTGATGGGCAACGTGCGGGAGGCGGAGGCCAGGCTCGAGAACTGGCGCGCTCGGTACGGCCTCGCCGACGaggacctcgagcggtaccgccgcTGCCTcaacgacgaggacgaggacgacttgTTCGCCGACTTCTGA